The Candidatus Methanoperedens sp. genome has a segment encoding these proteins:
- a CDS encoding CoB--CoM heterodisulfide reductase iron-sulfur subunit B family protein, producing MKLAYYPGCTLHGTAREYDASTKAVCKASGIELTEIPDWNCCGALEAIFDKELSMGLSARNNMLAQETGLDLVIPCSICSHNLSRADKAMKTDQAFRARIEKALGQKYNGVKIKHLLDVMVNNVGTDALAKKFIKPLKGIKAVPYYGCLLVRPSEVSKFDNPENPTSLDNLIKATGAECLPFTQKTKCCGGNLLMSKQDYAFLLTKKLFDEAKAVGADVIVVACPMCHMLLDGQQSMIEKAVNTKIDLPVLYFTQLIGLAMGLSEKELELDKNMVSPAELIELIGKTKPEEKKVEIKVENKVEEETEKEVAK from the coding sequence CTTCAGGCATCGAACTTACAGAGATTCCAGACTGGAACTGCTGCGGTGCACTCGAAGCAATCTTCGATAAGGAATTATCCATGGGCTTATCTGCAAGGAATAACATGCTTGCGCAGGAAACCGGGCTTGACCTTGTGATACCATGCAGTATCTGCTCGCATAATCTTTCAAGAGCCGATAAAGCCATGAAAACCGACCAGGCTTTCAGGGCAAGGATTGAAAAGGCGCTTGGACAAAAATACAATGGTGTTAAAATCAAGCATCTTCTGGATGTCATGGTAAATAATGTGGGAACAGATGCTCTGGCGAAGAAATTCATAAAACCATTGAAGGGTATTAAAGCCGTTCCTTATTACGGATGTCTCCTTGTCCGTCCTTCCGAAGTGAGTAAATTCGATAATCCCGAAAATCCCACATCTCTTGATAACCTCATAAAAGCCACAGGCGCAGAATGCCTGCCTTTTACCCAGAAGACAAAATGCTGCGGGGGAAATCTCCTGATGAGCAAACAGGACTATGCATTTTTACTCACAAAGAAGCTGTTCGATGAAGCAAAAGCGGTTGGGGCAGACGTCATCGTGGTTGCATGTCCCATGTGCCATATGCTGCTTGACGGACAGCAGTCGATGATTGAGAAGGCGGTCAATACCAAAATCGATTTACCTGTACTTTATTTTACCCAGCTTATCGGCCTTGCCATGGGTTTGAGCGAGAAGGAGCTTGAGCTTGATAAGAACATGGTTTCTCCTGCAGAGCTTATAGAATTAATCGGCAAAACAAAACCGGAAGAGAAAAAAGTGGAAATTAAAGTTGAAAATAAGGTAGAAGAAGAAACAGAAAAAGAGGTGGCAAAATGA